A section of the Metabacillus endolithicus genome encodes:
- a CDS encoding sensor histidine kinase, with amino-acid sequence MELVKDIILQITFVVLPIFVYHLLWLSRNNLSSLKPNKLLITCGSIFSSILCLISPIELIDGAFFTLQPIPLFTSVVYGGSIPGLLTLLTTSIYFSQLYELGWVYFCGSITVYFILSLSLRSNWYSYTFKKKLNYAAIYGISILIFSLCTIMIVSVLFPPYVDLTNYIIPGITIFTLTLILSLCIYLIEYMRANAVMRMELMKAEKLSIVSELAASVAHEVRNPLTVVRGFVQLIGNSSNSTDSQRREYMDLVLTELDQAQAIITDYLGMAGQKSMAKEKINLTDTLSDITTLMTSYANYKTVKFKCEIDKDLYVFGDPIKLKQVFINIIKNSIEAVPNMGGLVTIHACLLESTIHIKISDNGIGMTKEQIERLGEPYFSSKDDGTGLGLTVTYSIVKNHGGSVKYISEINKGTVAIISLPLYFDTSSDYSHPFSENLSG; translated from the coding sequence ATGGAACTAGTAAAAGATATTATCTTACAAATTACATTCGTTGTACTCCCTATTTTTGTCTATCATTTATTATGGTTAAGTAGAAACAATCTTAGCTCTTTAAAACCGAATAAACTATTAATTACGTGTGGCTCAATTTTTTCTTCTATCTTGTGTTTGATTTCCCCGATCGAGCTAATTGATGGAGCTTTCTTTACTCTTCAACCTATTCCCTTATTTACTAGCGTCGTTTACGGGGGATCCATACCAGGTCTGCTTACTCTTCTTACAACTTCTATTTATTTTTCACAACTTTATGAACTAGGCTGGGTTTATTTTTGTGGAAGCATAACGGTTTATTTTATTCTTTCTCTGTCTCTACGAAGCAATTGGTATTCCTACACCTTTAAAAAGAAATTAAATTACGCTGCGATATACGGAATTAGTATTTTAATTTTTTCACTTTGCACAATCATGATTGTAAGCGTTTTATTTCCACCTTATGTTGATTTAACTAATTATATAATCCCAGGCATTACAATTTTCACCCTTACCTTGATACTTAGTCTATGTATATACCTCATTGAGTACATGCGGGCAAATGCTGTTATGAGGATGGAGTTAATGAAAGCAGAGAAGCTCTCCATTGTCAGTGAACTCGCAGCGAGTGTTGCACACGAAGTGAGAAACCCGTTAACTGTTGTCAGAGGTTTTGTTCAATTAATAGGTAATTCATCCAATAGTACGGATAGTCAAAGAAGAGAGTACATGGATCTTGTGTTAACAGAATTGGATCAAGCCCAAGCCATCATAACTGACTATCTAGGTATGGCTGGACAAAAAAGCATGGCCAAAGAAAAAATAAACTTAACCGATACTCTAAGTGATATCACCACGCTCATGACATCTTATGCAAACTATAAAACAGTAAAATTCAAATGTGAAATTGATAAGGATTTGTATGTTTTTGGAGACCCAATTAAGTTAAAACAAGTTTTTATCAATATTATCAAAAATTCCATAGAGGCTGTTCCAAATATGGGAGGTTTGGTAACAATTCATGCATGTTTATTGGAAAGCACAATACATATTAAAATATCTGATAATGGGATTGGAATGACTAAAGAGCAAATTGAGAGATTAGGAGAACCATACTTTTCTTCTAAAGATGATGGAACGGGGCTTGGACTGACGGTTACATATAGTATAGTTAAAAACCATGGTGGTTCTGTCAAATACATAAGTGAAATTAATAAAGGAACAGTTGCTATTATTTCTCTTCCTCTTTACTTCGATACCAGCTCGGATTATTCCCACCCTTTTAGCGAAAATTTATCAGGTTAA
- a CDS encoding superoxide dismutase family protein has product MKRKTFLSLCFVFPFILSGCMEKEITKMDVEMFNASGDSLGTIKVSEQPEGVKFEVMVEGLPEGEHGINIHEKGTCKGPDFKSAGDHLNPDDKKHGLLHPEGAHAGDLPNVISENGKTEAELMAPQLTLKSGKKNSMLDPDGAAIVITEKMDDGMTQPAGDSGARIACGEVTEKEANRGDKKEVKPEEEE; this is encoded by the coding sequence ATGAAACGTAAAACATTTTTGTCTTTGTGCTTTGTTTTTCCTTTTATTTTGTCCGGTTGTATGGAAAAAGAAATCACCAAAATGGATGTTGAAATGTTTAATGCAAGTGGTGATTCACTTGGTACCATTAAAGTATCTGAGCAACCAGAAGGTGTAAAGTTTGAAGTGATGGTAGAGGGGTTACCAGAAGGTGAGCATGGAATAAACATTCATGAAAAAGGTACATGTAAGGGACCTGATTTTAAAAGTGCTGGAGATCATTTGAATCCTGATGATAAAAAGCATGGGCTGTTGCATCCCGAAGGTGCTCATGCAGGGGACCTTCCAAATGTTATTTCTGAAAATGGAAAAACAGAAGCGGAATTAATGGCTCCTCAATTAACCCTAAAAAGTGGAAAGAAAAATTCTATGCTTGATCCAGATGGAGCAGCTATTGTGATAACGGAAAAAATGGATGACGGCATGACACAGCCAGCAGGAGATTCAGGAGCTAGAATTGCCTGTGGAGAAGTAACGGAAAAAGAAGCAAATCGTGGCGATAAGAAAGAAGTCAAACCAGAGGAAGAAGAATAA
- a CDS encoding kinase-associated lipoprotein B, with translation MDEKKIGDVVTGIYKTGKYIGVITNIKPMHYLVQVKAVLKHPQQGDLHNPKQVDVQFFHERRALAYNEQTNVPKQMVKRFEDEVPEYQQSLRKALDVMKKELEENNTEWAKESIKRVEVLEKEYFPH, from the coding sequence ATGGATGAAAAGAAAATCGGAGATGTTGTAACAGGCATTTATAAAACAGGTAAATACATTGGTGTTATTACTAACATCAAACCTATGCATTATTTAGTACAAGTAAAAGCTGTCTTAAAGCACCCACAACAAGGTGATTTACATAATCCCAAACAAGTGGATGTCCAATTTTTTCACGAGAGAAGGGCATTGGCTTACAACGAACAAACAAACGTTCCAAAACAGATGGTAAAACGATTCGAGGACGAAGTTCCAGAATATCAGCAGTCGCTAAGAAAAGCATTGGATGTTATGAAGAAAGAACTTGAAGAAAATAATACAGAATGGGCTAAGGAATCTATTAAAAGAGTTGAAGTTCTTGAGAAAGAGTATTTCCCTCATTAA
- a CDS encoding thiol-disulfide oxidoreductase DCC family protein: MNADNQPILLFDGVCHFCDQAVQFIIRYDKKAKFQFAALQSNTGQELLKKFQLPTTDFNSLVVIKGNNYYTKSSAVLEICKILGGTWQLLYLFKIVPRPIRDLLYDFIARNRYKWFGKKDQCTIPTPEDRKRFLP, translated from the coding sequence TTGAATGCAGATAATCAGCCTATTCTTCTCTTTGACGGAGTGTGTCATTTTTGCGATCAAGCTGTTCAATTTATTATTCGATACGATAAAAAAGCTAAGTTTCAATTCGCTGCTCTACAGTCAAACACAGGACAAGAACTCTTAAAAAAATTTCAACTTCCAACTACTGACTTCAATAGTTTAGTCGTGATTAAAGGCAATAACTATTACACAAAATCATCAGCTGTTCTTGAGATCTGTAAAATTCTAGGTGGAACTTGGCAACTTCTATATCTATTTAAAATAGTCCCCAGACCAATTCGAGACCTGCTATACGACTTTATTGCAAGAAATCGATATAAATGGTTTGGCAAAAAAGACCAATGTACAATCCCAACACCTGAGGATAGAAAAAGGTTTTTACCTTAA
- a CDS encoding DUF5366 family protein, with protein MKNTYFTSYFPLITILLFSASLSIVTVMIVIDFLQVFGIYDGMLEFFSNSGIKLALFIVFSLLFFMLFSALKLIANTVTELSLLFFSKDVAGENLTKIRGGSSIYLIGGALSLAAVQYPYAIIGIFLLATLIYFVFIVYKFSQSLTSLSLIGLVLFHVLFWFIFILGTLYLCFRLYNSVMASLPV; from the coding sequence ATGAAAAATACATACTTTACTAGTTATTTTCCTCTCATTACAATCTTATTATTTAGTGCTTCGTTATCGATCGTTACAGTCATGATTGTAATCGATTTTTTGCAGGTTTTTGGTATTTATGACGGAATGCTGGAATTCTTCTCTAATAGTGGGATCAAGCTTGCGTTATTTATTGTTTTTTCTCTTCTGTTTTTTATGCTGTTTTCAGCATTAAAGCTAATTGCAAACACGGTGACTGAGCTTTCGCTTTTGTTTTTTTCAAAAGATGTAGCAGGCGAAAATTTGACTAAAATTAGAGGAGGTTCTTCCATTTATTTAATTGGTGGGGCACTTTCTCTTGCAGCTGTTCAGTATCCTTATGCAATCATCGGAATATTTCTTTTAGCAACACTGATTTATTTTGTTTTTATCGTTTATAAATTTAGTCAGTCATTAACCTCGCTATCTTTAATAGGATTAGTGCTATTTCATGTTCTTTTTTGGTTTATCTTTATACTTGGAACATTGTATTTATGTTTTAGGCTGTATAATAGTGTGATGGCGAGCTTGCCTGTCTAA
- a CDS encoding Na+/H+ antiporter subunit A, whose translation MTLLHVAILSPFLLAILIPFLYKYFRNIHTGWFVLGLPILLFVYFIQFLDSTMHGDQISYTANWIPSLGINFTAYIDGLGLLFALLISGIGALVVLYSIYYLSKEKEQLNTFYVYLLMFMGAMLGVVLSDNLIVLYTFWEFTSLSSFLLIGYWYHREKSRYGAQKSMLITIFGGLLMLGGFIMLYMMTGTYSIREIVGQVPEISQHELFVPALILILFGAFTKSAQFPFYIWLPDAMEAPTPVSAYLHSATMVKAGIYLVARFSPVFSGTPEWFWIVSSFGIFTMFWGSFNAVKQTDLKGILAFSTVSQLGMIMSMLGVGSAALALESIDDSYYTVATLAAIFHLINHATFKGSLFMVVGIIDHETGTRDIRKLGGLMSLMPITFTISIIGAFSMAGLPPFNGFLSKEMFFTSMIRVMEMDVFNIETIGLLFPIIAWVGSIFTFIYSMVLVFKTFTGKYQPEKLKKKPHEAPIGMLISPIILASLVVIFFFFPNILAYTIIEPAMASIIPGLLGDEGHFHVHIYPWHGFTVELFMTIGVIALGIIGYLSLTKWRSVYRLVPEKLTLNKGYDAALHQLDRSSFRLTRFYMTGFIRDYLAYIFTFFILILGTALVATGGFTFSLAGTAPIGVYEAVLAFVMVVGTVTVLFSKSRLTAIIALGSVGYSLSLFFVLFRAPDLALTQLCVETVSVALFLLCFYHLPEFKKKEKKLHFKLTNLLISLGVGTIVTLIALSANSQRVSETISTYFIENSYKLAGGKNMVNVILVDFRGFDTLFEIAVLGIAALGIFGMIRLKVRREEKG comes from the coding sequence ATGACATTATTACATGTGGCAATTTTATCACCATTTTTACTTGCCATACTTATTCCATTCCTGTATAAGTACTTTCGTAACATTCATACAGGCTGGTTTGTACTAGGATTACCGATCCTGCTCTTTGTTTATTTTATACAATTTCTAGATTCTACGATGCATGGTGATCAAATCAGTTACACCGCAAATTGGATACCTTCTCTTGGTATTAACTTTACTGCATACATAGATGGTCTTGGACTGTTATTTGCATTATTGATTTCAGGAATCGGTGCCCTAGTTGTCCTATATTCGATCTATTACCTATCAAAAGAGAAAGAACAATTAAACACCTTCTATGTGTATTTACTAATGTTTATGGGTGCCATGCTCGGTGTTGTTTTATCTGACAACCTGATCGTCCTATATACCTTTTGGGAATTCACATCACTTTCATCTTTCTTGTTAATCGGTTATTGGTATCACCGAGAAAAATCACGTTACGGTGCACAGAAGTCTATGCTTATCACTATATTTGGCGGACTTCTCATGCTTGGTGGTTTTATCATGCTCTATATGATGACTGGTACCTACAGCATTCGAGAAATTGTTGGTCAAGTTCCGGAAATATCACAGCATGAACTTTTTGTACCTGCCCTTATTTTAATTTTGTTTGGAGCCTTTACAAAATCAGCGCAGTTTCCGTTTTATATTTGGTTACCAGACGCAATGGAAGCACCAACACCAGTTAGTGCATATCTCCACTCAGCAACCATGGTTAAAGCTGGGATTTATCTAGTAGCACGCTTCAGTCCTGTATTTTCCGGGACACCTGAATGGTTTTGGATTGTTTCATCATTCGGTATTTTCACGATGTTCTGGGGATCATTCAATGCAGTGAAGCAGACTGATTTAAAAGGGATACTTGCATTCTCAACAGTCAGTCAATTAGGAATGATTATGTCAATGCTCGGTGTTGGTTCCGCTGCACTAGCTCTAGAGTCTATTGATGATAGCTACTATACAGTTGCGACGCTTGCTGCTATTTTCCATCTAATAAACCATGCTACTTTTAAAGGAAGCTTGTTTATGGTGGTTGGAATTATTGACCATGAAACAGGAACACGTGATATCAGGAAGCTTGGCGGTCTTATGAGTTTGATGCCAATTACGTTCACGATATCAATTATTGGAGCCTTTTCAATGGCAGGATTGCCTCCTTTTAATGGTTTTCTTAGTAAAGAGATGTTCTTTACTAGTATGATCCGTGTAATGGAAATGGATGTTTTCAATATTGAAACAATTGGTCTATTATTCCCGATTATCGCCTGGGTTGGTAGTATTTTCACCTTTATTTACAGCATGGTATTAGTGTTTAAAACCTTCACAGGGAAATATCAACCTGAAAAGCTTAAGAAGAAGCCACATGAAGCACCAATTGGAATGCTCATTTCACCGATTATATTGGCTTCACTTGTCGTTATTTTCTTTTTCTTCCCGAACATTTTAGCTTATACAATTATTGAACCAGCGATGGCTTCAATCATTCCGGGATTACTAGGTGATGAAGGACATTTTCATGTTCATATCTATCCTTGGCATGGGTTTACTGTTGAATTATTCATGACAATAGGTGTTATTGCATTAGGTATTATCGGATACTTATCTCTTACAAAATGGAGATCTGTTTATCGTTTAGTTCCTGAAAAGCTAACGCTAAATAAAGGATATGATGCTGCATTACATCAACTTGATCGATCATCATTCCGTTTAACTAGATTTTATATGACTGGATTTATCCGTGATTATCTGGCGTATATTTTTACCTTCTTTATTCTGATTCTAGGAACTGCATTGGTTGCAACCGGAGGATTTACATTCTCCTTGGCAGGAACTGCTCCGATTGGTGTTTATGAGGCAGTTTTAGCTTTTGTTATGGTAGTTGGAACAGTGACTGTTTTATTTTCTAAATCCCGTTTGACTGCCATTATTGCTCTAGGATCAGTTGGATACTCATTATCACTCTTTTTCGTCCTATTTCGGGCGCCTGACCTAGCTTTAACGCAATTATGTGTGGAAACAGTATCAGTAGCTTTATTCCTACTTTGTTTCTACCATTTACCGGAATTTAAAAAGAAAGAAAAAAAGCTTCACTTTAAATTAACAAATCTGCTTATATCTCTAGGTGTTGGTACGATCGTTACACTTATTGCTTTATCTGCCAATAGCCAACGTGTATCTGAAACAATTTCAACTTATTTCATTGAAAACAGCTATAAGCTGGCGGGTGGAAAAAATATGGTTAACGTCATTCTTGTAGACTTTAGAGGCTTTGATACATTATTTGAAATAGCTGTTTTAGGGATTGCTGCACTAGGAATTTTTGGTATGATTCGCTTAAAAGTCAGAAGGGAGGAAAAAGGGTGA
- a CDS encoding Na(+)/H(+) antiporter subunit B has translation MKTNDIIFQTVTKIVVFIIIIYSLHLFFSGHYTPGGGFIGGLMTASALVLLLLAFDIKTVVNTLQVDYLKLTATGLLIAVLTGIGSFFFNVPFLTHTFSYVQLPLLGKTSLATAVLFDLGVYLVVIGVTMTIIQTIGETE, from the coding sequence ATAAAAACAAATGATATCATCTTTCAAACTGTTACTAAGATTGTTGTGTTTATTATCATTATCTATTCATTACACCTTTTCTTTTCTGGACACTATACACCAGGTGGAGGTTTTATTGGCGGACTAATGACTGCTTCGGCACTCGTCTTACTGTTATTAGCCTTTGATATAAAAACAGTTGTCAATACCCTACAGGTTGATTATCTGAAGTTAACGGCAACTGGTTTATTAATTGCTGTATTAACAGGAATCGGTTCATTTTTCTTCAATGTACCGTTCCTAACACATACATTTAGCTATGTACAGTTACCTCTGCTAGGGAAAACATCCTTAGCTACAGCGGTATTATTTGATTTAGGGGTTTACCTCGTTGTTATCGGTGTAACGATGACCATTATTCAAACGATTGGAGAGACGGAATAA
- a CDS encoding Na(+)/H(+) antiporter subunit C — MEILMSIVVGIIITAAVYLMLSKSLLRIIIGTGLLSHGAHLLILTMGGLKKGAAPLLGEHAEVYVDPLPQALILTAIVISFGVTSFFLVLAYRSYQELGTDDMDQLRGNDQYE, encoded by the coding sequence ATGGAGATTTTAATGTCTATTGTTGTCGGGATCATTATTACGGCTGCGGTTTATTTAATGTTATCCAAAAGTTTATTACGAATTATCATTGGTACTGGTTTGCTAAGTCATGGTGCACATTTACTCATCTTAACGATGGGAGGACTAAAAAAAGGTGCTGCTCCATTGCTTGGTGAGCATGCAGAAGTCTACGTTGATCCACTTCCACAAGCTTTAATTTTAACTGCAATTGTTATTAGCTTTGGAGTCACATCCTTTTTCCTTGTTCTTGCCTACCGTTCATACCAAGAGCTTGGGACTGATGATATGGATCAACTAAGGGGAAATGATCAATATGAATAA
- a CDS encoding Na+/H+ antiporter subunit D, whose amino-acid sequence MNNLIILPIVIPFLMGILLIFFNKHITVQKWLSAVASFLSVIASIVIVQTVHTNGIQTLEIGNWAPPYGIVLVADMYASLLVLTTSIIGFTSLLFAFSSVTSDREKFYFYPGVQFLLLGVTGAFLTGDIFNLFVFFEVMLMSSYLLIVLGSSKNQLRESIKYILVNVISSALFVIAVAYLYAVTGTLNMADLSVRIADMGQSGLLTVIAILFLVIFGLKGAIFPLYFWLPASYQAPPAVVTALFGALLTKVGVYSITRVYSVIFYHEPSFTHQILAWLSALTIVFGVIGAIAYWDIKKIVIYNIITAVGVILFGIAANTPNSVEGSIYYLVHDMIVKGALFFLVGAIIAITGTSNLRKFSGLIASHPFLGWMFLIATLALAGIPPLSGFIGKLKIIQGGFEAGEYTIAFVVLLSSLLVLYSVMKIFIHGFWGEPNKIPVNKEATKGLILPIVILLVLSIAYGFGVESLSPYISQAADTLLDPSIYIQAVLKE is encoded by the coding sequence ATGAATAACTTAATTATCTTGCCAATTGTTATCCCATTTTTAATGGGAATACTCTTAATCTTTTTCAACAAACATATTACTGTTCAAAAATGGCTAAGTGCTGTTGCTTCATTCTTAAGTGTTATTGCTTCCATTGTGATCGTTCAGACTGTTCATACAAACGGCATTCAGACACTGGAGATCGGAAATTGGGCACCACCTTATGGAATCGTACTTGTTGCCGATATGTATGCTAGCTTGTTAGTGTTAACAACAAGTATAATCGGCTTTACATCGTTATTGTTTGCTTTCTCATCCGTAACATCAGATCGGGAAAAGTTTTACTTTTATCCAGGAGTTCAATTTTTACTTTTAGGTGTAACTGGAGCTTTTCTAACAGGTGATATTTTTAATCTCTTTGTATTTTTTGAAGTCATGCTTATGTCTTCTTACTTGTTGATTGTATTAGGAAGCTCCAAAAATCAGCTTCGCGAGTCAATTAAATACATCTTAGTCAATGTTATTTCTTCTGCACTTTTTGTCATTGCGGTAGCGTATCTATATGCAGTAACAGGAACATTAAATATGGCAGACTTAAGTGTAAGAATAGCAGATATGGGGCAATCCGGGTTATTAACAGTCATCGCCATCCTCTTTCTAGTCATCTTTGGCTTGAAGGGTGCGATTTTCCCGTTGTACTTTTGGCTTCCTGCCTCCTACCAGGCACCACCTGCTGTTGTTACAGCATTGTTCGGCGCTTTATTAACAAAAGTTGGGGTTTATTCCATTACGCGTGTGTATTCCGTTATTTTCTATCACGAGCCATCTTTTACACACCAAATACTCGCTTGGCTTTCAGCACTAACAATTGTTTTTGGTGTTATTGGAGCAATTGCCTATTGGGATATTAAAAAGATTGTCATCTATAACATTATTACTGCAGTTGGTGTTATTTTATTTGGAATCGCAGCAAACACTCCAAATTCAGTAGAAGGCTCTATTTATTATTTAGTTCATGACATGATTGTTAAAGGAGCATTATTCTTCTTAGTTGGTGCAATTATTGCGATAACAGGCACTAGTAATTTACGTAAATTTAGCGGATTGATTGCTAGCCACCCATTTCTTGGATGGATGTTCTTAATTGCCACTTTAGCTTTAGCAGGAATTCCACCACTTAGCGGCTTTATCGGAAAGCTGAAAATTATTCAGGGCGGCTTTGAAGCTGGTGAATACACAATTGCTTTCGTTGTACTGCTTTCAAGTTTGTTAGTACTATACTCTGTAATGAAGATATTCATCCATGGTTTTTGGGGAGAGCCAAATAAAATCCCTGTTAATAAAGAGGCTACAAAGGGGTTAATACTCCCAATAGTCATCTTGCTTGTATTGTCAATTGCTTATGGTTTTGGGGTTGAATCACTATCACCTTATATATCACAGGCTGCCGATACTCTGCTTGATCCATCAATCTATATTCAAGCCGTATTGAAGGAGTAG
- a CDS encoding Na+/H+ antiporter subunit E, producing the protein MAFQILLNFILGFLWMFLSNDYSSLAFAKGYFFGILILFVLRRFFQHRFYFYNVIAIIKLLYIFLVELVKSNISVLKVILSPKLNLRPGIFALETELEKEWEITILSNLITLTPGTLVLEVSEDNKTLYIHAMDIDDVEQAKLDIKNTFEKAIKEVSR; encoded by the coding sequence ATGGCATTTCAAATTTTACTTAACTTTATTTTAGGGTTCTTATGGATGTTTCTTTCGAATGATTATTCTTCCTTAGCTTTTGCTAAAGGATACTTTTTCGGGATATTAATTCTTTTTGTTCTAAGACGCTTTTTTCAACACAGATTTTATTTTTATAACGTGATTGCGATTATTAAGCTTCTCTATATTTTCTTAGTAGAGCTTGTTAAATCCAATATCTCTGTATTAAAAGTCATTCTATCTCCCAAGCTTAATTTAAGACCTGGAATTTTTGCTCTTGAAACAGAGCTCGAAAAAGAGTGGGAAATTACGATTCTATCCAATCTCATTACATTAACACCGGGAACTCTCGTACTTGAAGTTTCTGAAGATAATAAAACATTATATATTCATGCAATGGATATTGATGACGTCGAACAAGCAAAACTTGATATAAAAAATACATTTGAAAAAGCAATCAAGGAGGTGAGCCGTTAA
- a CDS encoding Na(+)/H(+) antiporter subunit F1, translating to MFKLVMTISLIIVAISTLLYVYRLVKGPSTPDRVIALDAIGINLIAITAIISVVLNTSAFVEVILLLGILAFIGTVAFSKYLEKGEIIENDRDQ from the coding sequence ATGTTTAAGTTAGTCATGACCATTTCACTCATTATAGTAGCAATCTCGACGCTTTTATATGTCTATCGACTTGTAAAAGGACCATCAACACCTGATCGTGTTATTGCACTAGATGCAATCGGTATAAACTTAATTGCAATAACGGCGATTATCTCCGTTGTACTAAATACAAGTGCATTTGTTGAGGTTATTCTTTTATTAGGAATATTAGCTTTTATTGGTACTGTTGCCTTTTCTAAATACCTGGAGAAAGGAGAGATCATTGAAAATGATCGAGATCAGTAA
- a CDS encoding hotdog fold thioesterase, whose protein sequence is MDFNVKNTLMETLGIEVTTVTPECVIATMPVDHRTHQPFGLLHGGASVALAETVASIGAYNLVDHETEICVGLEINANHIRGKKSGVVTAYAKPAHRGKTTMVWEIKIVDEDEELICLSRCTMAILKKQK, encoded by the coding sequence ATGGATTTTAATGTGAAAAATACATTAATGGAGACTTTAGGAATAGAAGTAACCACTGTTACACCTGAATGTGTGATTGCCACAATGCCAGTAGATCATCGTACACACCAACCATTCGGATTACTTCATGGTGGAGCATCAGTTGCTCTTGCAGAAACTGTAGCAAGTATTGGCGCTTACAATCTAGTTGATCATGAAACAGAAATATGTGTAGGTCTAGAGATAAACGCAAATCATATTCGTGGGAAAAAATCAGGTGTAGTCACAGCATATGCTAAACCTGCACATCGTGGGAAAACAACAATGGTATGGGAAATAAAGATCGTAGATGAAGATGAAGAGCTGATATGCTTGTCCAGATGTACAATGGCAATTTTGAAGAAACAAAAATGA